In the Corynebacterium kroppenstedtii genome, one interval contains:
- a CDS encoding sigma-70 family RNA polymerase sigma factor yields MDEAHVSTTTEVNGDPGRRANNNENPSADLVRVYLNGIGRTALLNAEDEVELSQRIEAGLYAQHLLDSDEQFTPSKKRDLKAIAKDGRAARAHLLEANLRLVVSLAKRYTGRGMPLLDLIQEGNLGLIRAVEKFDYTKGFKFSTYATWWIRQAITRGMADQSRTIRLPVHLVEQVNKLSRIKREMYQHLGREATNEELADESGIDESKIDLLLKQSRDPVSLDMPVGTDEEAPLGDFIEDSEATDAEEAVVASLRHSDIRTVLATLEKREQDVIRLRFGLDDGVPRTLDQIGREFGLSRERVRQIEREVMAKLRKGDRADKLRSYA; encoded by the coding sequence ATGGACGAAGCGCACGTCAGTACGACAACCGAAGTTAATGGTGATCCTGGCCGGCGGGCCAACAATAATGAAAATCCTTCAGCTGATTTAGTTCGGGTTTACCTCAACGGAATTGGCCGTACCGCACTTCTTAACGCGGAAGACGAAGTTGAGCTTTCGCAACGGATTGAAGCTGGCCTCTACGCGCAACATCTCCTTGATTCTGACGAACAGTTCACTCCTTCGAAAAAACGGGATCTCAAGGCTATCGCTAAAGATGGACGTGCTGCGCGAGCTCACCTTCTGGAGGCCAACCTCCGACTCGTCGTGTCTTTAGCGAAGCGCTACACAGGGCGCGGCATGCCTCTTCTCGATCTCATTCAGGAGGGGAACTTGGGCCTCATCCGCGCCGTCGAAAAGTTCGATTACACCAAGGGCTTTAAGTTTTCGACGTATGCGACATGGTGGATTCGACAAGCCATTACACGCGGGATGGCCGACCAGTCCCGAACAATTCGTCTTCCCGTCCACCTCGTCGAGCAAGTAAACAAGCTCTCCCGCATTAAGCGCGAGATGTACCAGCACTTGGGGAGGGAAGCTACCAATGAAGAGCTCGCGGACGAGTCTGGTATCGATGAATCAAAGATCGATCTCCTTCTGAAGCAGTCCCGCGATCCGGTCAGCTTGGATATGCCGGTCGGAACAGATGAAGAAGCACCATTAGGAGATTTCATTGAGGACTCCGAAGCAACCGACGCGGAAGAAGCCGTCGTAGCGTCTCTACGTCATTCGGACATTCGGACCGTTTTGGCGACCTTGGAGAAAAGAGAGCAAGACGTCATTCGTCTCCGCTTTGGTCTCGACGATGGTGTACCACGAACTCTTGACCAGATTGGACGCGAATTTGGGCTCTCACGTGAGAGAGTTCGCCAAATTGAACGCGAGGTCATGGCAAAGCTGCGAAAAGGCGATCGTGCGGATAAGTTACGGTCTTACGCTTAA
- a CDS encoding metal-dependent transcriptional regulator, with translation MKDLVDTTEMYLRTIYELDEEGITPLRARIAERLEQSGPTVSQTVARMERDGLLRVAEDRHLELTDAGRQVAIAVMRKHRLAECLLSTTLKLPKEKVHEEACRWEHVMSDDVERRLYDVLDAPTHSPFGTPIPGLPQLGVNGSEPQMEGKRLTDLARNELVTAKILMFNEVLQSDSAVMANLRNAGIVPGKKIHAVVNDRNATVSVGDETVAIPVSLAHAIVVE, from the coding sequence ATGAAGGATCTCGTCGATACCACCGAGATGTATCTCCGGACTATTTATGAGTTGGATGAAGAAGGTATCACTCCCCTACGCGCGCGCATCGCGGAGCGCTTGGAACAATCAGGCCCCACGGTCAGCCAAACGGTAGCTCGCATGGAACGTGACGGGTTACTCCGCGTCGCGGAAGACCGTCACCTTGAACTTACTGACGCGGGCCGCCAGGTTGCAATCGCGGTTATGCGTAAACACCGTTTAGCAGAGTGTTTGCTTTCTACTACCCTCAAGCTTCCCAAAGAGAAAGTGCATGAAGAAGCCTGTCGTTGGGAACACGTGATGAGCGACGACGTTGAGCGTCGTCTTTACGATGTTCTCGATGCGCCAACTCACAGCCCCTTCGGAACGCCGATTCCGGGGCTTCCACAGCTCGGAGTCAATGGCAGTGAACCGCAAATGGAGGGTAAGCGGCTTACAGATCTTGCTCGCAATGAGCTCGTCACCGCGAAGATCCTCATGTTTAACGAAGTACTCCAGTCTGATTCCGCTGTGATGGCAAACCTAAGAAACGCCGGAATTGTTCCGGGGAAGAAAATTCACGCTGTTGTCAACGACCGTAATGCTACGGTCTCGGTTGGTGATGAGACAGTCGCTATCCCTGTCAGCTTGGCCCACGCTATCGTCGTTGAATAA
- a CDS encoding DUF3039 domain-containing protein, whose product MTTPQTTTIERTKAEEQTTDSDTPKYFHYVKKNQIVESAVNGNYVVALCGETFPVTKQAKPGSPVCPECERIYRGLRRR is encoded by the coding sequence GTGACAACACCTCAGACGACCACGATTGAACGAACCAAAGCCGAAGAACAAACAACGGATTCGGACACACCGAAATATTTTCACTATGTGAAGAAAAATCAGATAGTGGAATCAGCTGTGAATGGTAATTACGTGGTGGCATTGTGTGGGGAAACCTTTCCCGTCACCAAACAAGCCAAGCCAGGCTCGCCTGTGTGCCCGGAATGTGAGCGCATTTATCGGGGGCTGCGCCGACGGTGA
- a CDS encoding DEAD/DEAH box helicase, which translates to MKLREWQQAALSQYFDTNPDDFLAVATPGAGKTTFALTLARRLLDRRAVNRIIVVVPTEHLKHQWADAASRMGIALDANFTNSAGTLNPVFDGMVVTYAQVSMHPFKHNSLATTKKSLVIMDEIHHGGDAKSWGDGIRYAYSDSARRLELTGTPFRSDDAPIPFVRYIEDGDGHQVSRADYTYGYSHALRDGVVRPVVFMAYSGEARWRDSAGEEFAARLGEPLSAEHTAKAWKTALDPKGQWIPSVLRAADIRLKEYRRAIPDAGGLVIATDTKAARAYAKILERLSGEPVTVVLSDEPGSSRKIEEFSQSTERWLVAVRMVSEGVDVPRLAVGVYATSSSTPLFFAQAVGRFVRARVPGETASIFLPSIPVLLDLASQMEAERNHVLGKPHRPNEGWDDELVAQANRTESEPDDLKKYESLGADAELDHLIYDGSSYGTGTLSGSEEEAEYLGLPGLLNADQMRQLLQNHQQEQLKAREREKKKADEARRRFHDPRDNEVGSDNRHMSDGSRGVIDDLPRLRKELNALVSISAARTGRPHGQVHNEVRQACGGPQTALCTADQLRSRINYLRKW; encoded by the coding sequence GTGAAACTCCGCGAATGGCAGCAAGCTGCGCTCTCGCAGTACTTTGACACAAATCCAGACGATTTTTTAGCAGTAGCAACCCCGGGAGCAGGCAAAACAACCTTCGCACTGACACTCGCTCGGCGTCTTCTTGATAGGAGAGCTGTCAACCGCATCATCGTGGTTGTTCCTACGGAGCACCTGAAACACCAGTGGGCTGACGCTGCTTCGCGGATGGGGATCGCTCTGGATGCCAACTTCACGAACTCGGCGGGAACCCTCAACCCTGTTTTCGACGGGATGGTCGTGACCTACGCTCAGGTCTCGATGCACCCGTTTAAACATAACTCCCTTGCAACGACGAAAAAGTCGCTGGTCATCATGGACGAAATCCATCATGGTGGAGATGCGAAGAGTTGGGGCGACGGAATTCGCTATGCCTACTCCGATTCCGCGAGGCGCCTTGAGTTGACGGGAACGCCATTTCGTTCTGATGATGCTCCGATCCCATTTGTGCGGTATATCGAAGACGGGGACGGTCATCAGGTCTCCCGCGCGGATTACACCTACGGGTATTCCCACGCATTGCGGGATGGTGTCGTTCGTCCTGTCGTGTTCATGGCGTATTCCGGAGAAGCGCGTTGGCGGGACAGTGCAGGGGAGGAGTTTGCAGCCAGGCTAGGCGAACCCCTCAGCGCTGAGCATACGGCCAAAGCGTGGAAAACTGCTCTTGATCCCAAAGGACAGTGGATCCCATCTGTTCTCCGTGCAGCCGATATCCGTCTTAAAGAGTATCGACGTGCCATCCCCGACGCTGGAGGGCTAGTCATTGCCACGGACACGAAGGCCGCGCGTGCCTACGCAAAAATTCTGGAGCGGTTGTCGGGCGAACCGGTTACTGTTGTTCTATCCGACGAACCCGGATCGTCTCGTAAAATCGAAGAGTTCTCTCAGTCCACTGAGCGGTGGCTTGTTGCTGTTCGCATGGTGTCAGAAGGCGTTGATGTGCCTCGGCTCGCTGTTGGAGTATACGCAACGTCGTCGTCGACGCCTCTGTTCTTTGCGCAGGCTGTTGGTAGATTCGTCCGAGCCCGGGTGCCCGGGGAAACAGCGTCCATTTTCCTGCCGTCAATTCCAGTGCTGTTGGACTTGGCATCCCAAATGGAGGCTGAACGCAACCATGTTCTGGGTAAACCGCATCGGCCCAATGAGGGCTGGGATGATGAGTTGGTGGCGCAAGCGAACCGAACTGAGTCCGAACCCGACGATCTAAAAAAGTATGAGTCGCTAGGCGCAGACGCGGAACTTGATCACCTCATTTATGACGGGTCATCCTATGGCACCGGAACATTATCAGGATCCGAGGAGGAAGCAGAGTACCTGGGACTCCCGGGGCTGCTTAACGCGGATCAAATGAGGCAATTGCTGCAAAATCATCAGCAAGAGCAGTTGAAAGCTCGAGAGCGGGAAAAGAAAAAAGCCGACGAAGCACGGCGTCGGTTTCATGATCCGCGCGACAATGAGGTGGGCAGCGACAATCGTCACATGTCCGATGGCAGTCGCGGTGTGATTGACGATCTTCCTCGGTTACGGAAAGAGCTTAATGCGTTAGTGTCGATATCTGCCGCGCGAACCGGTCGTCCGCACGGGCAAGTACACAACGAAGTTCGGCAGGCATGTGGCGGTCCGCAA
- the dtd gene encoding D-aminoacyl-tRNA deacylase: MKAVVTRVRSASVVVQDSVVGSIPDSDVGGLLVLIGVATGDTSATAQAMAEKLARLRIFEGSTPEGRPTEVSALDVDAPLLVVSQFTLMGDTSHGRRPSWSAAAKPTEAEPTFNTCVEELRKRGLTVETGVFGAYMAVDSVNDGPFTVLVDIPSGARS, translated from the coding sequence GTGAAAGCAGTAGTCACGCGTGTTCGTTCCGCGTCCGTTGTTGTTCAAGATTCCGTGGTTGGATCAATCCCGGACTCAGATGTGGGAGGGCTTCTTGTCCTCATCGGCGTAGCCACAGGAGATACCTCAGCCACCGCTCAGGCTATGGCAGAAAAACTGGCTCGTCTTCGGATCTTCGAGGGTTCGACGCCTGAGGGACGCCCGACTGAGGTATCTGCGCTTGACGTCGATGCGCCGTTGCTTGTTGTGTCACAGTTCACACTGATGGGTGATACCTCCCATGGCCGACGCCCGTCCTGGTCTGCTGCGGCGAAACCGACCGAGGCTGAGCCCACCTTTAACACATGCGTCGAGGAACTCCGCAAGCGTGGCCTTACCGTCGAGACGGGCGTATTCGGTGCCTACATGGCCGTCGACTCGGTCAACGATGGTCCGTTCACCGTTCTTGTCGATATTCCGAGTGGAGCTCGCTCCTAG
- a CDS encoding DUF3099 domain-containing protein translates to MFHRRKHVALITDAQRSPVEDWHRRRREYAVLQGSRIPFLLLAALAYMLLHNLVLAAVFTVISVPLPWIAVVIANAVGETHDPRKPQVYKPAVNRDAYYAFNGLVDGERARELVAGSEQAASHESSESEAAADSRVTTVDVDPHSGNVMDDNGVSRGENSTDSAHAASPGTTDPGSAVLDEDNHDTTT, encoded by the coding sequence ATGTTTCACCGACGCAAGCACGTCGCACTAATTACCGACGCCCAAAGGTCGCCAGTTGAGGATTGGCACCGCAGACGGCGTGAGTATGCCGTCTTGCAGGGTTCGCGTATCCCCTTCTTATTGCTTGCCGCATTGGCATACATGCTATTGCACAACCTGGTGTTGGCAGCCGTGTTTACTGTCATCTCTGTTCCCCTTCCATGGATAGCTGTCGTGATAGCTAACGCCGTGGGTGAGACACACGACCCGCGAAAGCCGCAGGTATACAAGCCCGCCGTGAATAGAGACGCGTATTACGCGTTCAACGGTCTTGTCGACGGAGAGCGCGCCCGCGAATTGGTTGCCGGAAGTGAACAGGCTGCATCACATGAATCAAGTGAGTCAGAGGCAGCCGCTGATTCACGGGTAACGACGGTGGATGTTGATCCTCACAGTGGCAATGTGATGGATGACAACGGGGTAAGTAGGGGCGAAAATAGTACAGACTCTGCTCATGCCGCTAGTCCCGGCACCACTGATCCGGGCAGTGCTGTCCTTGATGAAGATAATCACGACACCACCACGTAA
- a CDS encoding DUF7059 domain-containing protein: MVSTLPDISELPRYAASLAKRLTELGYSSSGLHRVLGDDGLAALDRHEPAAVSFACHRFERQASNEDDRRLARAVRLLILREPQPRDVFVDTFGDNFFVDAVSAGVIVREPDTDRERFRTAIDIRPLHISPSERSDYLIFSDADASMVDHSADPEHVVGVGAASRSLLQATGTSHVGSVLDLGTGSGVQIMGQWGRSDSITATDVSQRALLFAEATCAAAEIVLTSEPRTQIDFKQGSWFEPVRHQTFDRIIANPPFVVGPPTLRHVYRDSGMELDGATAKLIRGIPEHLAVHGQACVLGAWIHSDAQAWQARVASWIPDHGYRAWVLERDCVDPLHYVGTWIKDESLDPRGDLGRSQSEVWIDYMDHAGVTGIGIGFIAMTPIDPEENSEVVCEEFTQPYTDPLGPEIEEYFRRCAWLDARTPGEILDSRFSVRPGLALEKVSLAEAEADSTFTDVVTRITRTDGPRFSHEIDENVLRIFRGLDPNGLSARDVCEIAELVTPTTPAQNLADEFLPILVDAIRHGLVIPGDLQ; encoded by the coding sequence ATGGTGAGCACGCTACCTGATATCTCCGAACTGCCACGTTACGCCGCATCGCTCGCGAAACGGCTTACTGAGCTCGGCTATTCTTCGTCGGGCTTACACCGTGTCCTCGGCGATGATGGCCTAGCAGCCTTGGATCGGCACGAACCCGCCGCTGTGTCCTTTGCCTGTCATCGCTTTGAGCGCCAAGCCTCGAATGAGGATGATCGACGCCTTGCGCGGGCAGTGCGGTTACTCATCCTTCGCGAACCACAGCCGCGCGACGTGTTCGTCGACACTTTCGGCGACAATTTCTTCGTCGACGCTGTCTCCGCAGGCGTTATCGTCCGCGAACCCGATACGGATCGAGAGCGCTTTCGCACCGCAATCGATATCCGCCCACTGCACATCAGCCCGTCGGAACGCTCGGACTACCTCATTTTTAGCGACGCCGATGCCTCGATGGTTGATCATTCAGCAGACCCCGAACATGTCGTGGGCGTGGGTGCCGCATCGCGGTCACTCCTTCAAGCAACGGGGACATCACACGTCGGCTCAGTTTTGGACTTAGGGACCGGATCAGGTGTCCAAATTATGGGCCAATGGGGGCGGTCGGACTCGATCACTGCGACGGACGTGAGCCAGCGTGCCCTCCTCTTCGCTGAAGCTACGTGCGCTGCGGCCGAGATTGTTTTAACTTCCGAGCCACGTACACAGATTGATTTCAAACAGGGCTCATGGTTCGAACCCGTCCGTCATCAGACATTTGATCGCATCATCGCGAATCCGCCTTTTGTGGTGGGGCCGCCGACGTTACGCCACGTTTATCGGGATTCTGGAATGGAGCTCGATGGCGCTACCGCTAAGCTCATTCGCGGCATTCCGGAGCACCTGGCTGTTCATGGCCAAGCATGCGTGCTGGGGGCGTGGATTCATTCTGATGCGCAGGCCTGGCAAGCGCGGGTCGCGTCGTGGATTCCGGACCACGGTTATCGTGCATGGGTGTTGGAGCGGGATTGTGTCGACCCCCTGCATTATGTGGGCACGTGGATCAAGGATGAGTCTCTTGATCCCCGCGGTGACCTCGGTCGATCGCAATCAGAGGTGTGGATTGACTATATGGATCACGCCGGCGTGACGGGAATCGGTATTGGTTTTATCGCGATGACTCCGATTGATCCTGAGGAGAACTCAGAAGTTGTGTGTGAGGAATTCACTCAACCGTACACAGATCCTTTGGGCCCGGAAATTGAGGAGTACTTCCGACGCTGCGCATGGCTTGATGCACGTACTCCAGGTGAAATCCTGGACAGCAGATTTAGTGTCAGGCCAGGCTTAGCGCTTGAAAAGGTTTCTCTCGCTGAGGCAGAGGCAGACTCCACCTTTACCGACGTTGTTACGCGGATCACCCGAACCGACGGACCACGCTTTTCCCACGAAATCGACGAGAACGTCTTACGTATCTTTCGAGGTTTGGATCCGAATGGACTGTCAGCCCGCGATGTGTGCGAGATTGCCGAACTCGTTACCCCAACTACACCAGCCCAGAACCTGGCCGACGAGTTTTTACCCATACTGGTCGACGCCATTCGCCACGGGCTTGTCATACCTGGAGATCTTCAGTGA